One genomic window of Lytechinus variegatus isolate NC3 chromosome 1, Lvar_3.0, whole genome shotgun sequence includes the following:
- the LOC121412574 gene encoding proteolipid protein DM beta-like, producing MGCRSMIPVASLIAAVLQCIGVAMFCSSAILGFNESLLLFSSNETLAGIAHDNYVYNIEIGVYAWTAFMMLWAVGFLFSAFMTTAQTSARFAHEGGNLCCSSLGCVGAALFFNYIVLILWVAILCASSLLFTFSLMISGYQFINNGDTSPTLVDFSYYGLKIDQVVEVEDLKGISDEMILYFSLTVGGSALVTFGLINSIACMSSNWKHLKVGDQWKGYAHKRKQEERELHEMTSYKSSERLANSLYY from the exons ATGG GTTGTCGAAGTATGATCCCCGTTGCTTCATTGATAGCAGCTGTCCTGCAATGTATTGGTGTAGCAATGTTCTGTAGTTCGGCGATCCTTGGATTTAACGAATCCCTTCTTCTCTTCAGCAGTAACGAAACACTCGCCGGAATCGCACATGACAACTA tgTCTACAATATCGAGATAGGTGTGTATGCATGGACAGCTTTCATGATGCTCTGGGCTGTTGGTTTTCTCTTTAGCGCCTTCATGACCACGGCACAAACTAGCGCAAGGTTCGCCCATGAGGGCGGTAATCTCTGCTGCAGTTCATTAGGATGTGTTGGAGCT gcacTCTTTTTCAACTACATTGTCCTGATACTATGGGTCGCTATTTTGTGTGCCTCATCTTTACTCTTCACTTTTTCACTGATGATTAGCGGTTATCAGTTTATCAACAATGGTGACACAAGTCCGACTTTAGTTGATTTTTCATATTATG GTTTAAAGATTGATCAAGTAGTAGAAGTTGAAGATCTTAAAGGAATT AGCGATGAGATGATCCTCTATTTCTCCCTAACGGTTGGCGGCTCTGCCCTCGTTACTTTTGGTTTA ATCAACTCAATCGCTTGTATGTCAAGTAATTGGAAGCATCTGAAAGTTGGCGACCAGTGGAAAGGCTACGCACACAAgagaaaacaagaagaaagagaaCTTCATGAGATGACATCATACAAATCATCGGAACGGTTGGCAAATAGTCTTTACTATTAA